DNA sequence from the Cupriavidus sp. WKF15 genome:
GCCTGCGGTGGGACGTAGCCCTGAGCCTGGTCCGCCCCTTCGCCAAAGAAGTACTTTTCAGTCTGCTTGATCAGGTACTGACGCGCCCGCGCGTCAGCCATGTTCAGGCGGTTCTCGTTGATCAGCATGGTCTGGTGCTTGAGCCAGCCGGCCCAGGCTTCCTTCGACACGCTTTGCCAGATCTTCTTGCCGAGTTCGCCGGGCAGCGGCGGGAAATCGAGCCCTTCGGCTTCCTTGTTCAACTTGATGCAGTGGACCATGCGGGCCATGAGGACTCCTTGTGTGTATTGGCGGGAGCGGGGCAGCAAAATCATGCTTCATGCCACGCTTCATGCGCTCCCGTTTCTGTGTTTCAGTGGACGACTGGTGCGCTATTGTAGCCAAGCCAGGCGGGGCGCCGCCGCCTAGCGGCATTGCCCCTTACGGCTCCTACAGCTTTTTCATGAGCACCATCGACTTGCGCTGCCAGTTGTAGAGCTTGCGCTTGTCTTCCGGCAGGTCGTCCACGGTGGCGTGGACGAAGCCGCGCTTGAGGAACCAGTGCTCGGTACGCGTGGTGAGCACGAACAGCCGGTCCAGGCCCAGCGAGCGCGCGCGTCGTTCGATGCGCTTGAGCAGGCGCTCGCCGTCGCCGGTGCCCTGCGCTTCGGACGATACCGTCAGGCACGCCATCTCGCCCATATTCTCGCGCGGGTAGTCGTACAGCGCGGCGCAACCGAACAGCACGCCGTCGTGCTCGATCACCGAGAAGTTGGCGATGTCGCGTTCGATCAGGTGCCGGCCGCGCGGGACCAGCGTGCCGTCCTGCTCGAGCGGTGCGATCAGTTGCAGGATGCCGCCGACGTCGTCGAGCGTGGCTTCGCGCAGGCTCTCCAGGTCGGTGTCGGAGATCATGGTGCCGACGCCGTCGTGCAGGAACAGCTCCAGCAGCACCGAGCCGTCCAGCGAATAGGGAATCAGGTGCGCGCGCGGCACGCCGCCCTTGAGCGCCTTGACCAGGTGCTGCAGGTAGTAGCCGATATCGGGCGTCAGGTGGTTGTTCTGCAGGCGCTCCACCGCGGTGCGCAGCGACATTTCCTTCATCAGCTTGCCGACCGGGTCCAGCACGCCTGGCACCTCGGTGATAAAGATGAGCTTGTCGGCCTTCAGCGCGGTGGCCGTGGCGCTGGCCACGTCTTCCATGGACAGGTTGAAAGCCTGCCCCGTCGGCGAGAAACCCAGCGGCGAGAACAGTACGATCTTGCCGTGCGACAGCGACATGCGTACCGATTCGCCGTCAATCTTGCGCACCAGCCCGGTGTGCTGGTAGTCCACGCCGTTGACGATGCCTACCGGCCGCGCCGTGACGAAGTTGCCCGAAATCACCGACAGCTGGGCGCCGGCCATCGGCGTGTTCGGCAGCCCCTGGCTGAAGGCCGCCTCGATGTCGAGGCGCAGCTCCCCGGAGGCCTCCTTGGCGCATTCGAGCGCGGCGTTGTCGGTGATGCGCACGCCGTCGGCGAACTGCGACTCGACATGGCGCAGCGCCAGTTGCTCTTCCACCTGCGGGCGCGAGCCGTGCACCAGCACGATCTGCATGCCCATGGCATGCAGCAGCGCCACATCGTTGACCAGGGCGTTGAGCACGCCAGCCTTGACCAGTTCACCGCCGAAGGCGATCACGAAGGTCTTGCCGCGGAAGGCGTGGATGTAGGGCGCGACGGTGCGCAGCCAGTCGACGAACTGCTGGTGGTCCGGCGCGCCGCGCTCGACGGCCTCGGTCTGGGGCGCGCCCGTGGCGGGCTGCGATTCGGTGGCAGGCTGGGGCTCGGCCGGCTGGGAGGGAGCCGGTGCCTGCGGTGGCGTGTCGGTTCTGGCATTCATGCCGCGGATTATAATCCCCGCCAATGTCAGAACAACGTCCCGCCAAGCCTTCTTCGCCACGCCAGCCAGCCGCTGGCGCACGGCCAGCCCCCCGACCCGACGGCCGCCCCGCGCAGCGCCCGCCATCCCGGCCCGGTCCGCGGCCCGAGACCGCGCCCGCTGCCGAGGCGCAGGCCGGGCGCCGGCGCGCACCGCGTCCGCCGCACCAGGCCAATCCGCTGCCCCCGATCACGTTTCCCGAGGCGCTGCCGGTCTCGGCCCGCCGCGACGAGATCGCCGCCGCGCTGCAGGCCAACCAGGTGGTCATCGTGTCCGGCGAGACCGGTTCGGGCAAGACCACGCAGCTGCCCAAGATCTGCCTGTCGATCGGGCGCGGGCCCGGGCGCGAAGGCGGCGGGCTGATCGGCCATACCCAGCCGCGGCGCATTGCCGCGACCTCGACCGCCAAGCGCATTGCGCAGGAACTGGGTTCGCCGGTAGGCGAGCACGTGGGATACCAGGTGCGCTTCAATGACGCCCTGTCGCCTGGCGCCTCGGTCAAGCTCATGACCGACGGCATCTTGCTGGCCGAGACGCAGAATGATCCGCTGCTGCGCGCGTACGACACCATCATCATCGATGAGGCGCACGAACGTAGCCTGAACATCGATTTCCTGATCGGCTACCTGAGGCAGATCCTGCCGAAGCGACCCGACCTCAAGGTCATCATCACGTCGGCCACCATCGATGCGCAGCGCTTTGCCACGCATTTCTCGGTCGATGGCAAGCCGGCGCCGGTCATCGAGGTGAGCGGGCGGCTGTACCCGGTGGAAATCCGCTACCATCCGATTCAGCAGGGCGCGCCCGCCGACAGCCCGCCGAAAAGCGCGCAGGCCCGCGAGCGTGACCTGTACGACGGCATCGTCGATGCAGTGGATGAGCTGTCTCGCCTGGGCCCTGGCGACGTGCTGGTGTTCCTGCCGGGCGAGCGCGAGATCCGCGAGGCCGCCGAGGCGCTGCGCAAGCATCATCCGCCGCACACGGAAATCCTGCCGTTGTTCGCGCGCCTGTCGGTGCAGGAGCAGGAGCGCGTGTTCAAGCCGTCCAATGCGCGCCGCATCGTGCTGGCGACCAACGTCGCCGAGACGTCTCTGACGGTGCCGGGCATCCGCTACGTGGTGGATACGGGCCTGGCGCGTGTCAAGCGCTATTCCTATCGCAACAAGGTCGAGCAGCTTCAGATCGAGTCGATTTCGCAGGCTGCCGCCAACCAGCGCGCCGGCCGCTGCGGCCGCGTGGCCGACGGGGTTTGCATCCGGCTCTATGAAGAGTCGGATTTCCTCGGTCGCGTGCGCTTCACGGATCCGGAGATCCTGCGTTCCTCGCTGGCCGCGGTGATCCTGCGCATGAAGGCACTGCGGCTGACGGATATCGAAGCTTTCCCGTTCATCGAGCCGCCGCTGGGCCGGGCTGTTGCCGACGGCTACCAGCTGCTGCAGGAACTTGGCGCGGTGGACGATGCCAACCAGCTGACCGCAACCGGGCGGCAGCTTGCCAGGCTGCCGCTGGATCCGCGCGTGGCGCGCATGATCCTGGCCGCGCGCGAGCAGCACTGCCTGCGCGAGGTGCTGGTCATTGCCAGCGCACTGTCGGTGCAGGATCCGCGCGAACGTCCCCAGGAAGCGCAGGAGGCCGCCGACCAGGCGCACCGCAAGTTCATGGACGAGAAGTCCGAGTTCCTGGGGTGGGTCAAGCTCTGGACGTGGTTCGAGGAGGCCGTCGCACACAAGAAATCCAACCGGCAGTTGCAGGACCAGTGCCGTGCGAGCTTCCTGTCGCATATGCGGCTGCGTGAGTGGCGCGACGTGCATTCGCAGTTGCTGACCACCGTGACCGAGCAGGGCTGGCGCCTGAACGACAGCGAGCCAACCTACGAGCAACTGCACAAGGCGTTGCTGACCGGCCTGCTTGGCAACGTCGGCTGCCGGATCGAGGAAAGCGATGGCAAGGGGCGCGAGTACCTTGGCGCGCGCGGCATCAAGTTCCACCTGTGGCCGGGCTCGCTGATCGCGCGCAAGGTGGGCCGCTGGGTCATGGCGGCGGAACTGGTCGAGACCAGCCGGCTGTTCGCGCGCACGCTCGCCCGCATCGAGCCGGAGTGGCTGGAACAGGTCGGGCGCCACTTGCTCAAGGTGAGCTGGAGCGACCCGCACTGGGAAAAGAAGGCCGGGCAGGTGCTGGCGCTGGAACGCGCCACGCTGTACGGGCTGGTGGTGTACCAGCACCGCCGCGTGCACTACGGTCCGATGAACCCGGCCGAAGCGCGCGAGATTTTCATTCGCCGCGGCCTGGTCGAGGGCGAGTTCGACACGCGGCTGCCGTTCTACGCGCACAACCAGCGGCTCGTGCGCGAGATCGAGAACCTCGAACACAAGTCACGCCGCCAGGATGTACTGGTCGATGACGAGCTGATCTATGCGTTCTATGACCGCGCGATTCCGGCCGACATCTGCCAGCAGGTGACGTTCGAGCGGTGGTACCAGGCCGAAAGCGCCAAGGACCGCAAGCTGCTCTACCTCAACCGCGAGGAACTGATGCGGCACGAGGCGGCCGGCATCACCACGGACCTGTTCCCCAAGACCCTGTCCGTGGCCGGCGTCGACATGAGCCTGACCTATCACTTCGAACCCGGTAGCCATCGTGACGGCGTCACGCTGGCCGTGCCGCTCTATGCGCTCAACCAGGTACGGCCGGAGCGCACGGAATGGCTCGTGCCGGGCATGATCAAGGAAAAGGTCCACCTGCTGCTGAAGTCGCTGCCCCAGAAGCTGCGCCGCCATTGCGTGCCGCTGCCGGACTATGCCGCCGCCTTTGTCGCACGGCATCCGTTCGGTGAAGGCGAACTGACCGACGTGGTGATCGCGGACATCCGCGAGCAGACCGGCACGGTCGTGCGGCGCGCCGACTTCAAGCCGGAAACCCTGTCCGCGCACCACTTCATGAACTTCAAGGTGGTGGACGAGCACGGCCGGCAGCTCGACATGGGGCGCAACCTGGCGCAGTTGCGCGCGGAACTGGGCGGCCAGGCGCAGCAGTCGTTCCAGAGCATTGCCGCGCGCGACGTGCCGGCAGCCGAGGCGGGCCAGTATGAGGGTTTGACGTCCTGGTCCTTCGGCGAGCTGCCCGAACTGCTGGAAATCCGCAAGGGCAGCCAGACGCTGTTCGGCTACCCGGCACTGGTCGACAAGGGCACGCATTGCGACGTCGAAGTCTTCGACGATCCGCAAGAGGCCGAGCGCATCCACCATGCGGGCCTGCGCCGCCTGTTCGCGCTGCAGTTGCGGGAACCGGTGAAGTTCATCGAAAAGAACATCCCCGGCCTGCAACAGATGGCCATGCAGTACATGGCCCTCGGCACGCAGGAGATGCTGCGCGAGCAGATCGTGTTGCTGGCGCTCGAGCGTGCCTGCCTGCAGGCCCCGCTGCCGCGCAATGAAGCGGAGTTCAGCGCCCGCAAGGACGAGGGGCGGGCCAGGCTGTCGCTGCTGGCCCAGGAGATCGCGCGGCTGGCGGGCACCATCCTGGCCGAATATGCGGGGCTGCCGCGCAAGCTGCTGCAGGCCAAGCCGTTCGGCACGGCCTATGCCGACATGGAGGCGCAGCTTGGGCGCCTGATGGGCAAGCAGTTCATCATCGATACGCCCTACACGCAGCTCGTGCATTTCCCGCGCTACCTGAAGGGCATCGCCATGCGCGTGGACAAGTTGAAAGGCGATCCCGCCCGCGACACACAGCGCGTGCAGGAGATGGCGCCGTTGCTGCAGCAGTGGCAGCGCGCGGAAAAGCAGCTGCGCACGCAGGGCAAGGGGGCCGCGGACGCCAGGCTTGATGAGTTCCGATGGATGCTCGAGGAGCTGCGTATTGCACTGTTTGCCCAGGAACTGCGCACGCCGGTGCCGATGTCGGTCAAGCGCCTGCAGAAGGTCTGGGAGGCCATGCAGCGATAAGCCACCGCGCGCAGGGCGGGTCTTGAGACAGGGGCAGCACAAAGATGTGTAACGAAATGTGAAAGTCTTGTCCGTGATCAGTCAGGCGGTCATCTTGGCGCCCCTCCGAAACGTTAGAATGTCCGATTCCGCCCTTGAATTGACTGGACTTATGCTCGTGTTGCGTCGTGTTGTTGCTGGTATGTTGGCGACCGGTTCCCTGGCCTTGGGGTTGATGGCGTCGCCGGCCTTGGCGGAAGTCGTGGTGGTGCTCAACTCGGGTGACGCAACCGTCACGCTGATCGACAAGGACACGCAGAAGGTGCTCGAGACCTACCCGGTCGGCAAGGAGCCCCATCACCTGATCGCCACGCCGGACGAAAAGTCCCTGATCGTCGCAAATGCCGTGGGCAATGACCTGGTCTTCCTGGACCCGGTGTCCGGCAAGGTCCAGCAGCGTGTGCCCGGTATCGACGATCCCTACCAGATCGGTTTTTCTCCGGACCAGAAGTGGTTCATCGCCACGGGCAACCGGCTGGACCGCGTAGACCTCTACCGCTGGGACGGCAAGGCGCTGAAGATGGCCAAGCAGTTTCCGCTGGCCAAGACGCCCAGCCATATCGCCTTCACCGCCGACAGCCGCATCGCATTCATCACGCTGCAGGATTCCAATGAGGTGGTCGCGATCGACCTGGCCACGCAGAACGTGATGTGGCGCATGGATGCGGGCTCGGCGCCCGCGGGCATCTGGGTGACGCCTGACCAGCGCTACCTGCTGGTCGGCATGACGGGCGCGGATTATGTGGCCGTGATCGACTGGCGCACCCGTACCATCGTGAAGCAGATCCAGACCGGCAAGGGCGCGCATAACTTCCGGGCGGTGGGCGACAAGCGCCACCTGTTCCTGAGCAACCGCGTGACCGGCAGCATCAGCATCATCGACCAGCAGACCCTGACCAAGGTGGGCGACATTACCGGCCTGCCGCCGGGTCCGGACGATATGGAGCTGACCGCCGATGGCAAGACGCTGTGGGTGACGTTCCGCTGGGCGCGAGCGGTCGGCCTGATCGATGTGGCCAATCGCAAGCTGGTCAAGACCATCCGCGTGGGCCGTTCGCCTCACGGGATCTATTTCCGTACCCGGGCACCGCTCTACTGACGCCGGCAGGGCAGGGAAGGATCATGCGCATGTCCGTCGCGCCTCGCTTGAAATGGCTGCTGGCTGCCCTGGCGGCCACAGTCGTGCCGCTGACCGGCCTGCATGCGGCCGATGCAGGCGCGCCGGCCGGAAAGGCCTGCCCGGCGGGAACGCTGTATCTCACATTCGATACCGGCAGCATGAGCCAGGCCCATCTGATCGCCGACACGCTGCGCCGCCACCACATCAAGGCCACGTTCTTCCTGGCCAACGAGCCGACCGTCAACCAGGACGCTTCACTGGAGCCCGGCTGGGCGCCATACTGGAAAGCGCTGGCAGCGGACGGCCATGCCTTTGGCACGCATACCTATGACCATGTCTACCTGCGCAGCGTACGTGATGGCAAGGTGACCATGCGCCCGCAGTTCGGGGCGCAGGCCGGCAAGGATGTGAGCATGGACGCCGATGGATTTTGCCGTGAGCTGCAGCGCAGTGCGCAGGCGCTGCGCGGCATGGCCGGCGTCGACATGGTGCCGCTGTGGCGTGCGCCGGGCGGTCGCACCGCGCCGCAGACGCTGCAGTGGGCAGAACAGTGCGGCTTCCGGCATGTCGGCTGGGCGCCGGCCGGGTTCCTTGGCGACGAGCTGTCGTCCGAGCGCTACCCGAACCAGGCGCTGCTGGCGCGTGCGCTGCGCGACCTGCGCGATGGCGACATCACCATGGCCCATCTCGGCATCTGGTCGCGCAAGGACCCGTGGGCACCCGCCGTGCTGGAGCCGCTCATTTCCGGGCTGGAGCGCAAGGGCTTCTGCTTTGCCACGCTGCGCGAGCATCCCGCGTACCGGGACTGGATCGCCGCGGCCGGACAGCGCAAGGAGGGCAAGCGCTGATGCTGGACACCCTCAATGGATGGATTGCGCAGCTGGAAGGCACGCTGTTCCAGGACGTCGTCCTGCCGGCCGTCTACAACCTTGGCTTCGGCGGCTATGCGGAAGACGCGTTCACCGGCACCGAGTGGCTGCTGGTGGGCCTGGTGCAGATCGCCGTCATGGTGCTGATCCTGGGGCCGCTGGAAAAGCTGCGCCCGGTCGAGCCGGTCACGGATCGCGCTGGCATCCGCACGGACATCTTCTATACCCTGATCCACCGGCTGGGACTGTTCCGGCTGGCGATGTTCTTCGTGCTGGCGCCGCTGACCGACTTGCTGGAAGGACACCTGCGGCTGTTCGGCTGGCAACGCCTGAATGTCGAGGACTGGTGGCCGGGCGTGACGTCGATCCCGCTGGTCAGTTTCTTCCTTTACCTGCTGCTGTTCGACCTGCTTGACTACTGGTACCACCGCCTGTCGCACACCTACCGCTGGTGGTGGAGCCTGCATGCGGTGCACCACAGCCAGCGCCAGATGACGCTGTGGAGCGACAACCGCAATCACCTGCTCGACGACATGCTGCGCGACCTCGTATTTGCCGTGGTCGCCATTGCCGTCGGCGTGGAGCCGTCCCAGTACGTGCTGCTGGTGGCGCTGTCGCAGTTGCTGCAAAGCCTGCAGCACGCCAACTTGCGGCTGAACTTTGGCGTGATCGGCGAGCGCCTGCTGATCTCGCCGCGATTCCACCGCACCCACCACGCCGTGGGGCTTGGGCATGAGGCGGCCGGCGTGCCGGCTCGTCTCGGTGGCTGCAACTATGGCGTGATCTTCCCCTGGTGGGACATGTTGTTCGGCACGGCGGTCTTTACTCCGGCCTACCATCCGACCGGCATCCGCGACCAGATGCCGCCGCCCGCGGGCAAGGGCCGCGACTATGGCGCCGGGCTGCTGGCCCAGCAGTGGTACGGCATCAAGCGCCTGCTGCGCCTCGGCTGAAGCGAAACGCCGCGATACCGGCGGCGTATGCTAGTGTTCCGGTGCGCGTGCATTTGCCGGCGCATTGCACTGTTCCAATCTGACATCCCGCATGAACGACATTTTTCGCTCGTTTGGCCGCGCGCTCGTGAGCCAGTTGCATCCGCGCATGCTGATGCTGACGGTCCTTCCCTTCGTCCTTGCCACGGCACTGTGGGGCGGCCTGTTCTGGTGGGGCTGGGACCCGATCATGGGCGCGATGCGGTCTTTCCTCGAGGCTTCGGTCCTGACCAGCTGGATCTACAGTGCGCTGGACTGGTTCGGCCTGCAGTCGTTGCGCGCCGTAGTTGCGCCCCTGTTCGTGGCGGCGCTGGCGGTGCCGCTGGTCATTGCGTCGATGCTGCTGTTCATCAGCCTGTTTTCGGTGCCCGCAGTCATGCGCCATCTCGAGCGCAGCTACCCGGGCCTGGCCAAGGAGCGCGGCGGCAGCATCGTGGGCAGCGTATTCCAGTCGCTTGGCAGTACGGTGGTGTTCCTGGTGCTGGTGCTGTTGACGCTGCCGCTGTGGCTGATGCCGCTGTTCTTTGCGCTGATTCCGCCGGTCCTGTGGGGCTGGCTGACCTATCGCGTGATGACCTATGACGCGCTGGCGGACCATGCGTCCGCGGAGGAGCGCAAGACCCTGATGCGGCGTCATCGTGTCCCGCTGCTGACGATGGGTGTCGTCGTGGGGCTGCTCGGTTCGGCGCCGACGCTCTTGTGGGTGTCGTCGGCTGCGGTCATTTTCCTGTTCCCGTTCGTGCTGGCGGGCACGCTGTGGCTCTATGTGCTGATCTTCATTTTCTCGGCACTATGGTTCGGTCACTTCTGCCTGCGCGCGCTGGCGCAACTGCGCGCCGAGCGGGCCGCGGCGGCCGCGCCGCCACCATCGGCGCCAGCCGGCGACGTAATTGATCTGGCGCCGTCGGACGTGCGCCGCATTGAACATTCCTGAAGCGGGGGCATCATGGGTTTCGGCCTGATCGTCATTGGCGATGAAATACTATCCGGGCGGCGAGAAGACAAGCACCTGCGCCGCGCCATCGAGCTGCTGGGCGCACGCGGGCTGAAGCTGGACTGGGCCCAGTACGTCGGCGATGACCGCGACAGCATCACGGCAACGCTGCGCCGCACGCTGGCGGGGCCGGACATCGTGTTCTGCACGGGCGGCATCGGCGCGACGCCGGATGACCATACGCGCCAGTGC
Encoded proteins:
- a CDS encoding oxidative damage protection protein produces the protein MARMVHCIKLNKEAEGLDFPPLPGELGKKIWQSVSKEAWAGWLKHQTMLINENRLNMADARARQYLIKQTEKYFFGEGADQAQGYVPPQA
- the argA gene encoding amino-acid N-acetyltransferase; the protein is MNARTDTPPQAPAPSQPAEPQPATESQPATGAPQTEAVERGAPDHQQFVDWLRTVAPYIHAFRGKTFVIAFGGELVKAGVLNALVNDVALLHAMGMQIVLVHGSRPQVEEQLALRHVESQFADGVRITDNAALECAKEASGELRLDIEAAFSQGLPNTPMAGAQLSVISGNFVTARPVGIVNGVDYQHTGLVRKIDGESVRMSLSHGKIVLFSPLGFSPTGQAFNLSMEDVASATATALKADKLIFITEVPGVLDPVGKLMKEMSLRTAVERLQNNHLTPDIGYYLQHLVKALKGGVPRAHLIPYSLDGSVLLELFLHDGVGTMISDTDLESLREATLDDVGGILQLIAPLEQDGTLVPRGRHLIERDIANFSVIEHDGVLFGCAALYDYPRENMGEMACLTVSSEAQGTGDGERLLKRIERRARSLGLDRLFVLTTRTEHWFLKRGFVHATVDDLPEDKRKLYNWQRKSMVLMKKL
- the hrpA gene encoding ATP-dependent RNA helicase HrpA encodes the protein MSEQRPAKPSSPRQPAAGARPAPRPDGRPAQRPPSRPGPRPETAPAAEAQAGRRRAPRPPHQANPLPPITFPEALPVSARRDEIAAALQANQVVIVSGETGSGKTTQLPKICLSIGRGPGREGGGLIGHTQPRRIAATSTAKRIAQELGSPVGEHVGYQVRFNDALSPGASVKLMTDGILLAETQNDPLLRAYDTIIIDEAHERSLNIDFLIGYLRQILPKRPDLKVIITSATIDAQRFATHFSVDGKPAPVIEVSGRLYPVEIRYHPIQQGAPADSPPKSAQARERDLYDGIVDAVDELSRLGPGDVLVFLPGEREIREAAEALRKHHPPHTEILPLFARLSVQEQERVFKPSNARRIVLATNVAETSLTVPGIRYVVDTGLARVKRYSYRNKVEQLQIESISQAAANQRAGRCGRVADGVCIRLYEESDFLGRVRFTDPEILRSSLAAVILRMKALRLTDIEAFPFIEPPLGRAVADGYQLLQELGAVDDANQLTATGRQLARLPLDPRVARMILAAREQHCLREVLVIASALSVQDPRERPQEAQEAADQAHRKFMDEKSEFLGWVKLWTWFEEAVAHKKSNRQLQDQCRASFLSHMRLREWRDVHSQLLTTVTEQGWRLNDSEPTYEQLHKALLTGLLGNVGCRIEESDGKGREYLGARGIKFHLWPGSLIARKVGRWVMAAELVETSRLFARTLARIEPEWLEQVGRHLLKVSWSDPHWEKKAGQVLALERATLYGLVVYQHRRVHYGPMNPAEAREIFIRRGLVEGEFDTRLPFYAHNQRLVREIENLEHKSRRQDVLVDDELIYAFYDRAIPADICQQVTFERWYQAESAKDRKLLYLNREELMRHEAAGITTDLFPKTLSVAGVDMSLTYHFEPGSHRDGVTLAVPLYALNQVRPERTEWLVPGMIKEKVHLLLKSLPQKLRRHCVPLPDYAAAFVARHPFGEGELTDVVIADIREQTGTVVRRADFKPETLSAHHFMNFKVVDEHGRQLDMGRNLAQLRAELGGQAQQSFQSIAARDVPAAEAGQYEGLTSWSFGELPELLEIRKGSQTLFGYPALVDKGTHCDVEVFDDPQEAERIHHAGLRRLFALQLREPVKFIEKNIPGLQQMAMQYMALGTQEMLREQIVLLALERACLQAPLPRNEAEFSARKDEGRARLSLLAQEIARLAGTILAEYAGLPRKLLQAKPFGTAYADMEAQLGRLMGKQFIIDTPYTQLVHFPRYLKGIAMRVDKLKGDPARDTQRVQEMAPLLQQWQRAEKQLRTQGKGAADARLDEFRWMLEELRIALFAQELRTPVPMSVKRLQKVWEAMQR
- a CDS encoding cytochrome D1 domain-containing protein, with product MLATGSLALGLMASPALAEVVVVLNSGDATVTLIDKDTQKVLETYPVGKEPHHLIATPDEKSLIVANAVGNDLVFLDPVSGKVQQRVPGIDDPYQIGFSPDQKWFIATGNRLDRVDLYRWDGKALKMAKQFPLAKTPSHIAFTADSRIAFITLQDSNEVVAIDLATQNVMWRMDAGSAPAGIWVTPDQRYLLVGMTGADYVAVIDWRTRTIVKQIQTGKGAHNFRAVGDKRHLFLSNRVTGSISIIDQQTLTKVGDITGLPPGPDDMELTADGKTLWVTFRWARAVGLIDVANRKLVKTIRVGRSPHGIYFRTRAPLY
- a CDS encoding polysaccharide deacetylase family protein, giving the protein MRMSVAPRLKWLLAALAATVVPLTGLHAADAGAPAGKACPAGTLYLTFDTGSMSQAHLIADTLRRHHIKATFFLANEPTVNQDASLEPGWAPYWKALAADGHAFGTHTYDHVYLRSVRDGKVTMRPQFGAQAGKDVSMDADGFCRELQRSAQALRGMAGVDMVPLWRAPGGRTAPQTLQWAEQCGFRHVGWAPAGFLGDELSSERYPNQALLARALRDLRDGDITMAHLGIWSRKDPWAPAVLEPLISGLERKGFCFATLREHPAYRDWIAAAGQRKEGKR
- a CDS encoding sterol desaturase family protein, translated to MLDTLNGWIAQLEGTLFQDVVLPAVYNLGFGGYAEDAFTGTEWLLVGLVQIAVMVLILGPLEKLRPVEPVTDRAGIRTDIFYTLIHRLGLFRLAMFFVLAPLTDLLEGHLRLFGWQRLNVEDWWPGVTSIPLVSFFLYLLLFDLLDYWYHRLSHTYRWWWSLHAVHHSQRQMTLWSDNRNHLLDDMLRDLVFAVVAIAVGVEPSQYVLLVALSQLLQSLQHANLRLNFGVIGERLLISPRFHRTHHAVGLGHEAAGVPARLGGCNYGVIFPWWDMLFGTAVFTPAYHPTGIRDQMPPPAGKGRDYGAGLLAQQWYGIKRLLRLG
- a CDS encoding EI24 domain-containing protein; protein product: MNDIFRSFGRALVSQLHPRMLMLTVLPFVLATALWGGLFWWGWDPIMGAMRSFLEASVLTSWIYSALDWFGLQSLRAVVAPLFVAALAVPLVIASMLLFISLFSVPAVMRHLERSYPGLAKERGGSIVGSVFQSLGSTVVFLVLVLLTLPLWLMPLFFALIPPVLWGWLTYRVMTYDALADHASAEERKTLMRRHRVPLLTMGVVVGLLGSAPTLLWVSSAAVIFLFPFVLAGTLWLYVLIFIFSALWFGHFCLRALAQLRAERAAAAAPPPSAPAGDVIDLAPSDVRRIEHS